TCAATACCAAATATTCTCGAACAACCGGGCTCTCATCAGTTTGCTGAGACCGCGACCTCACTGTTGGCGTCGACAAATGTGTGATGTAAGGCCTGCACAGCTGCTTCCACGGCACCGGCAGGAATGACACAGGAAACCTTAATTTCTGATGTGCTGACCATTTGTACGAAAATGTTCGCGTCCCGCAGCGTGACGAACATCTGCGCAGCAACGCCGGGGTTGCTGATCATCCCAGCACCGACGATGGATACTTTCGCCAGGTTCGACTCACTTTCTACCCTAGCGAAGCCGAGCTTCGATTTCAGCCCCTGAACAATATCCACGGCCCGCTCAACGTCCGGTTCGTTGACTGTGAAGGAGACGTCCACAGTTGCCTCACCGACAACGCTCTGGACAATTACGTCAACATTCACCCCGTGCTCTGCGAGCTCTGAGAAGACGGACGCGAGTCCGTGCTGTTCTAGAGGTACACCAATGACGGCAATCCGTGCAACCTGCCGTTCGAACGCGATTCCTGTTACGACGTGCCGTTCTTCCATCCGATTCTCTGTCATAGCCACGACCTTTGTCCCTTCCTCCTCAGTAAAGCTCGACCTCACAACAAGGGGTACAGCGAAGTGCTTGGCGTTCTCCACCGCGCGTGGGTGCAGCACTTGCGCGCCCAAGTTCGCCAGCTCCAACATTTCATCGTAAGACACTCGGTCTAATTTGCGGGCTGTCTTGACGACGCGCGGATCAGTCGTATAAACGCCGTCTACGTCCGTGTAAATTTCACAAACATCCGCACTGAGCGCAGCCGCAAGTGCAACTGCCGACGTATCCGATCCGCCGCGTCCGAGCGTCGTGATCTCACCGTCAGCGATACCTTGGAAGCCAGTCACAATGGGGACGATACCTTTATCGATGAGCGAACGAAGTGTGGCAGTTTCGATG
This is a stretch of genomic DNA from Alicyclobacillus dauci. It encodes these proteins:
- a CDS encoding aspartate kinase, whose translation is MSAKRRGVEFSVLVVQKYGGTSVGSTERIRVVANRVQRVVSEGHHCVVVVSAMGHSTDALVDLANELVPRADLREMDSLLSTGEQVSASLLAMRLIHLGCPAKSLTGWQAGIETEAVHGNARIAAIETATLRSLIDKGIVPIVTGFQGIADGEITTLGRGGSDTSAVALAAALSADVCEIYTDVDGVYTTDPRVVKTARKLDRVSYDEMLELANLGAQVLHPRAVENAKHFAVPLVVRSSFTEEEGTKVVAMTENRMEERHVVTGIAFERQVARIAVIGVPLEQHGLASVFSELAEHGVNVDVIVQSVVGEATVDVSFTVNEPDVERAVDIVQGLKSKLGFARVESESNLAKVSIVGAGMISNPGVAAQMFVTLRDANIFVQMVSTSEIKVSCVIPAGAVEAAVQALHHTFVDANSEVAVSAN